The genomic segment CTGACTGCCTATGAAGCTGGTCAAATCGATGGTGTGGACAACGGAGTTCCTGCAGACGATGTTGACCGCCTGGTGAAGTCTGGAGATTTAAAAGTTGAACCGCAAATTGGCACCTATTACTATCGTTTTAATGTTACTAAGAAGCCTTATGACGATCCTAGAGTCCGCCAAGCCTTGGCAATGGCGATTGATCGTAAGAAAATTGTTGATACGGTACAAAAAACAGGTGAAAAGAGCGCGTTTGCCTTTACTCCTTATGGTATCAATGATGCTGACACCAGTAAACAATTTCGTGATGTTGGCGGGGATTATTTCAAAGAAGATCTATCCAAAGCTAAGCAGCTCTTAGCTGATGCTGGGTTCCCAGATGGAAAAGGGTTCCCAGAAATCAAAATTCTATTTAACTCCGATCCCAATCATGAAAAAATTGCAACCATTATCCAAGATATGTGGAGCAAAAATCTCGGAATTAAAGCTACCCTTCGCCCAGAGGAATGGAAAGTTTATCAGGAATCTGAACAAAAACTCAATTATGACGTAGCTCGTGCTGCATGGGTTGGCGACTATTTGGATCCAATGACTTTCTTAGATATGTTTGTCAAAAATGGTGGCAACAACCAAACTGGGTGGGCTAATCCACAATATGATAGTCTTATTGCTGCTGCTAAGAAAAATGCTGATTCCAAGACTCGTATGCAACAATTACATGATGCAGAAAAGATCCTAATGACTGAAATGCCTGTAATGCCAATTAATTTCTATTTAAGCAAATACACTGCTAAATCATATGTCAAAGGTGTCATTCACTCTCCCCTTGGTATGGTAGACTTTAAAACAGCAACTGTAGAGAAATAAGACAAACTAAGGATGCCCTACGAAAATACCGGTAATAGAGGCGGCCGTTGAGTCCTCCTCTATTACCGGTATTTGGCATTTAGAACTAATAATCCATTTTGCCTATTTTTTTACAGTGGACAGAAACATGTCTAACAATTAAAATAAGACTGTCATATAAGGGGGGGATGAAAATTGGTAAAATACTTAATTCAACGTATAGCCTCAGCTTTTTTGGTGCTTTTTCTAGTTATTAGCCTGACGTTCGTTTTAATGCATGCAATTCCCGGGGGCCCTTTCTCATCCGAGAAGGTCTTACCAGATGCGGTTAAGGCTAATATTGAAGAACGATATCATCTTAATGATCCGCTCTCAAAGCAGTACGTAGATTACCTAGTTAATATTTCTCATTTCAATTTGGGTCCGACGTTTCGTTATGCTGGAAGAACCGTTAATGATCTCATTAAGGACGGCATGCCGAAAACAGCGGCAGTCGGACTATTGGCGACTATATTTGGCATTGGAGGAGGCCTCATTTTAGGAACGATAGCAGCCTTAGGTCAGAATAAAACCCCTGATATTATAGCAACTGTGTTTTCTACAATCGGCATCTCAGTACCGAGTTTCGTCCTTGCAACGTTGTTTCAATATTATTTAGGTTTTAAAACCGGTTGGTTTCCCCCGGTAGGCTGGGGTGAATTGAAACAGCTTGTGCTTCCTTCACTCGCCTTAAGTGCCTACCCCATTGCCCAAGTAACACGTTTGATGCGGACAAGCATGTTGGATGTTTTAAGTCAAGATTATATCCGCACTGCTCGTGCCAAAGGTTTATCCGGTTATCTAATTATTACACGACATGCCATGCGCAATGCGCTTTTGCCAGTTATTACGTATTTAGGGCCGTTCTTTGCCTATATTCTAACTGGCAATTTCGTGGTTGAATATGTCTTTAACATACCGGGTATTGGTCAGTTCTTCGTAACCGGTATCAATAATCGTGATTATCCCACAATCATGGGGATTACTATTCTCTTTTGCACACTCTTAGTGGTATTCAATTTGCTGGTGGATATTGCCTATACGTTGGTAGATCCGCGAATCAAACTGACCACGCAGAAGGGGGCGTAATCATGAGCTTATCACCAAGTATGTTTGAACCCGTGAAATCTCAAATTTCTTCGGATGCTATCGCTCGTCCAAGTACGACCCTTTGGCAAGATGCGTGGCGACGTTTTAAGAAAAATTATCTTGCAATGATCGGTCTGGTAGTTCTTGGCCTCCTCGTGCTTTTTTCATTCGGTGGACCATTTTTTTCACAGTTTAATTTCTTTACAAATGACCTCGATAATCTTTTTGCCTCTCCTTCGTGGATCCATCCTTTTGGTACAGATGATCTAGGCAGGGATATAATGACACGGATTATGTATGGGGGAAGAATTTCCTTGGAAATTGGTTTAGTATCAGTCATGATTAATCTGGTACTAGGTGTTTTTTACGGCGGAATTTCTGGTTATTTTGGCGGTAGAGTTGACAACATTATGATGCGTATCATTGATATCATTTATAGTGTCCCAGACTTGCTCTACGTCATATTACTTATGGTAGTTTTGGGGCAAGGCGGCTTGATTAATATCATGATCGTCTTAGGTATTGTTAACTGGATGGCGATGGCTAGAATTGTTCGAGGCCAAATTCTAGCATTGCGTGAACAGGAATATGTTTTGGCTGCCCGTACGCTCGGTGCAAATACCAAGCGTCTGTTGTTAAAACACCTCATCCCGAATACGATTGGTCCAATTATCGTAACAGTTGCTTTGCAAATTCCTGCAGCCATCTTTATGGAGGCATTCCTTAGCTTTATCGGAATAGGTATAATGCCTCCTTTAGCGAGCTGGGGTTCTATGGCGTCTGCGGGTAGGTTAAGTATTCCAGCACATCCCAACGCCTTACTGTTTCCTTCGCTGGCTATTGCCATCACAATGTTAGCTTTTAACTTTGTCGGAGACGGCCTAAGGGACGCCTTTGACCCTAAAATGCGAAAGTAGAGGAGGATGAGATATGGGACATTTGCTAGAAGTAAAAGACTTATGTACCTCCTTCTTTACCTATGCTGGTGAAGTTAAGGCTGTGGATGGTGTAAGCTTCTACTTAGACCAAGGAGAGGCTATAGGTATTGTAGGAGAATCTGGCTGTGGTAAGAGTATTACTGTCCAATCCATAATGCGTTTAATTCCTAACCCTCCCGGTAAAATTATTGGGGGCAGTGTTAATTTTATAGGAGTGGACCTATTAAAGAAAAGTGAGAAACAAATGGAGTCTATCCGTGGAAAAGACATTAGTATGATTTTCCAGGATCCTATGACCTCCCTGAATCCAGTGCTCACGGTTGGGTTACAACTGACGGAGGTTCTTAAACGACATGAAGGGTTAACTGGTAAGGTAGCAAAAGATCGTGCAGTTGAGCTTTTAGAACTCGTGGGAATATCAAATCCCGAAAGCCGTTTAAAACAGTATCCTCATCAGTTTTCCGGTGGTATGCGTCAACGGGTTATGATTGCTCTGGCCTTGGCTTGTAACCCCAAATTGCTCATTGCAGATGAGCCCACGACCGCTTTGGACGTGACGATCCAGGCTCAGATTTTAGAGTTGATGCAAGACCTTAAGAGTAAGATTAATACCTCTATTATCATGATTACCCATGATTTAGGGGTTGTAGCTGGGCTTTGCAGCAGGGTAATTGTTATGTACGGCGGAAAAATAGTTGAAAGTGGCAGCACAAATGATATTTACTATAATCCAAAACATCCCTATACTTGGGGCCTTTTAAAATCAGTCCCTCGCTTGGATGCAGATAAGAACACAAAACTTATCCCTATCCCAGGAACACCTATCGATCTTCTTAATTCTCCAAAAGGATGTAGATTTGCACCTCGTTGTTCTCACTGTATGCGGATTTGCACAGAACAAACACCAGAATATACTCAACTCGGCGAAGGTCACCAAGTGGCTTGTTGGCTACAACATCCTCAGGCTCCTAAAGTAGCTGAGCTGGAAGGGAGAGTGTAGACCATGTCAGTACGTGAAGAATATATCTTAGAAATCAATAATTTGGTCAAACACTTCCCCTTAGATGGCGGTTTGTTTTCCAAGAAACAACAAGTAGTACAGGCTGTTAATGGAATTAGCTTCAAGGTAAAAAGAGGGGAAACCCTAGGGATAGTTGGGGAAAGTGGCTGTGGTAAATCAACGGCCGGAAGGTCAATTATTCGCCTTTATGAACCTACTGCTGGTCAAATCATCTTTGAAGGTAAGGACGTGACTAAGGCTAAAGGGAATGACTTGATGGAGCTTCGTCGCAATATGCAAATGATTTTTCAAGATCCCTATGCTTCGCTAAATCCTCGAATGACTGTGGGGGATATTGTGGCGGAAGCCTTGGATATTCATAAATTAGCTAAAGGGCAGCAACGCACAAATCGGATTTTTGAATTGCTTAAAATTGTAGGGTTAAATCCAGAACATGCCAACCGGTTCCCCCATGAGTTTTCGGGAGGACAACGGCAGAGAATAGGTATTGCTAGAGCTCTGGCAGTTAACCCAAGTTTGATAATTTGCGATGAGCCTATCTCTGCGCTGGATGTATCTATCCAGGCTCAAGTTGTAAATATGTTAGAGGAATTACAAGAAAAGTTGGGGTTAACATATTTGTTTATTGCTCATGACTTATCAATGGTTAAGTATATTTCGCACCGCATTGCGGTCATGTATTTGGGTCGAATTGTTGAGCTTACTAGCAGTAACGATCTTTATATAAATCCAATGCATCCGTATACTCAAGGATTGCTAAGTGCTATTCCTATTCCTGATCCAATTGTAGAAGGAAAACGACAGCGCATTGTACCTACTGGAAGTGTGCCGAGTCCGATCGACCCTCCTTCGGGTTGTTATTTCCGTACCCGATGTCCACATGCTATAGCGGTTTGTGCTGAGGAAGCGCCAGTCTTAAAAGATATGGGTAATAATCACTTAGTTGCGTGTCACCTAGTTTAGGATGAGATATCTATTTCCGAGAAAGATGTCGGCTACGCTCCCGATAAAATGGGTGAGCATAGTCGACGTCTTTCTTTATATGGCTGTGTGTGTTTGCTATATGTAGACAAGAAATGTTACAATTATTTTTGTTAAATAGGTTCCTGATCTAAAGCACTGCCGTCCATTTGATCATTCGACCCTAGGACTTCCTAGGCAGCGTCTATGTTTACTTAAGTTATTTCGCTAACTTGCTTTCTTAGCGATGGAGCTTTTTACATTTAAATTATGAATGAGAATGTGGCAAAATAACGTGATGGGGGAGTTAGATGAAAGGTAAGCTCATTATCATCGAGGCGGGTGATGGAAGTGGAAAGGCTACGCAGACTGAGGAATTATACCGAAGATTAGTATTAGAAAAGTTTCTTGTAAAGAAGATAGAGTTTCCGAATTATACAAGTGAATCTGCCGCTTTAGTTAAGATGTATCTTAAGGGGGAATTTGGTACTAGCCCAGATGAGATAAGTCCGTATGTCGCATCTACATTTTATACTGTAGATCGCTACGCTTCTTTTAAGAAAGAATGGGAAGAGTTTTATAATAGCGGTGGCATTATACTCAGCGATCGCTATACAACCTCTAATATGGTTCATCAAGCTGCAAAAATAGCGGATGAAGCTGAAAGAAATAAATACTTAGACTGGTTATATGATTTTGAATATCGTAAGTTTAGGTTGCCTATTCCAGATTGTGTAATTTTTCTTGACATGCCTCCAGAGGTTAGTTTTGGTCTTATCTCTAAGAGGGCTAATAAATCTTCTGATATTCAGAGAGATATTCATGAGGCTGATGAACAATATCTTATCAAATCGTACAATAACGCAAATTGGATTGCGAGTAAGTATCATTGGCATAAAGTAGAGTGTGTAAGTAATAGCCGCCTTAAAACGATCCAGGAAATTCATGATGAAGTTTACAGGCTGGTCAGTGCCGAGTTGTTAAGGCCGCAAGAATATTAAATTGATTTAACGGGAGTCCTATTGAGGGGTACTCCCGTTTTTAAATATTATAAACATGGTAAGAAACGTGATATCATTATGACGTATTCACAAGCTATTAAATTACCATTGACGAAAAGATACTTAAATTGTAGAATTGTACGTACTGTGGGTATCGTGAAAGAAAAAGTGTCTAGCCTCTATACAGGCAGATTATATATTGGGGCAGAAGCTTATTGATGAGGGGGAAAAGTGATGAGTCAAGAACTCTTACTTCAAGTAAAGGATCTTAGAACTCACTTCTACACAGAAGCTGGCGTTGTAAAGGCGGTCGACGGAGTTAATCTCGAGATCAATAAAGGGGAAACTCTCGGTGTTGTAGGAGAATCTGGGTCAGGAAAAAGTATTACAGCCATGTCGATTATGCGTCTCATTCCTGTACCTCCCGGGAAAATTGTAAGCGGGGAAATAATCTTTAATGGTAAAGATCTGCTCAAAACGTCAGAATCTGAAATGATGAAGATCCGCGGTAATGAAATTGCTATGATTTTTCAGGATCCGATGACTTCCTTGAATCCCGTGCTTACGGTTGGGGATCAAATCATGGAAGCTATAGTACTTCATCAGAATGTCGGACGCTCAGAGGCTAAGAAAAAGGCCATTGAGATGTTGAAAAAGGTAGGTATTCCTGAGGCTGAAAGTCGCGTCAAGAATTACCCCCACCAATTTAGTGGTGGTATGAGGCAACGTGTCATGATCGCCATGGCTTTGTCATGCAATCCGAAACTACTCGTGGCTGACGAGCCAACCACTGCACTTGATGTGACGATACAAGCACAGATTTTAGACTTAATGAACAACCTGAAAAAGGATTTTGGTACGGCAATAATGTTGATTACCCACGATCTAGGGGTTGTCGCTGAATTATGTCAAAAGGTTTTAGTTATGTATGCTGGAAACACGGTTGAATACACGGACGCTAAGTCATTGTTTGCAATGCCCAAACATCCGTATACTTGGGGTTTGCTAGGGTCGTTACCTAAACTTGAAGAGTCTGAAAAACAACGTCTAGAACCGATTGAAGGGCAGCCACCTGATTTGCGCCATTTACCACAGGGCTGTAATTTCGCACCGCGGTGTAAACACAAGAAGCCCCTTTGCGAACAGCAAAAACCAGCCCTGCATGAGATTGAACCTGGCCATTTCGTCAGTTGCCTCTTATATGGAGAAGGGGGTAACAGGAATGACTGAAACTAAAAGCAAGACGGAAACGTTATTAAAAGTAGAAAATCTGCAAAAGTATTTCCCGATTCGAAAGGGAATTGTTGTTCAAAAGCACGTAGGGGATGTTAAAGCTGTTGATCGGGTATCCTTCGATATTCGACGTGGGGAGACGCTCGGCATGGTTGGGGAAAGTGGGTGTGGAAAATCAACGATTGGTCGAACGATCTTAAGATTACTTGAACCAACTGCTGGAAAAGTAATCTTTGAAGGAAAGGTTCTTAATGATCTGTCTGGTGAAGAAATGCGCAAAATGCGTAGTCAAATGCAAATGATTTTCCAAGACCCCTATGCCTCTTTGAATCCTCGAATGAGGGTCGGGGACATCATTGGAGAACCCATTCTGATCCATGGGACTTCCAATCGTGCTGAACGTGAGAAAAGGGTTCGTAAACTTTTAGATGTTGTTGGCTTAAGTCCTTACCATGGAGCACGCTACCCGCACGAATTCTCGGGTGGCCAACGTCAACGGATTGGAATTGCCAGGGCCTTGTCTGTTAACCCAAAGCTCATAGTTTGCGATGAACCTGTGTCTGCCTTGGACGTGTCGATCCAAGCTCAGGTTATTAACTTATTGGAAGATTTGCAGCGTGAGTTTGATTTGACATATCTATTTATTGCTCATGATTTATCAGTAGTTAAACATATAAGTAATCGGATTGTGGTTATGTACTTGGGTAAAATGGTAGAACTCACAGATTCTGATGAACTTTACAATAATCCACAACATCCTTATACGATAGCACTGTTATCAGCAATCCCAGTTCCGGATCCGACGGTTAAGAAAGATCGCATTATCCTGAAGGGGGATGTTCCAAGCCCAGTTAATCCCCCTTCAGGTTGCCGTTTTCATACTCGTTGCCCAAAAGCGCAAGGGATTTGCAAGGAGCAGGATCCAGAGTTTAGAGATATAGGTGCTGGTCATTTCGTGGCCTGTCACTTGGTAAAGTAATCTAAAGTAATATAATATAAGAGGATTGGTAAATAGGCTTTACCAATCCTCTTATATTATATTACTTTAGATTATACCCATAAAAAAGCAATTTCCAAGATTGTGTTTGTACTCAAGTTTGTGTAATGCGTGAGTGATTTTATAACAATAAAAACCACAACATAGTGTGGTTTAAAACTTCGTTATGGTGCGCCCGGCGGGATTTGAACCTGCGACCTCCGGCTTCGGAAACCGTCACTCTATCCACTGAGCTACGAGCGCATATCTTATTAAGAACACTTCAATACTTTACTCAAAAAAGTCAACTTTGTCAAGCTTTATCCTCCGACGCCATCCACCACCCTTCATTCTGGCTAGTAAGATTAACGAAACTAAGTCCATAAAGTTGTCTCTTTGATATCTCTGCAGTATAATTCAACAAGGATAACCAACCGACATAATAATTTTGAACGGGGGATTTTATTGCGCTGGAGACGTTTTCGTGAATATTTTACGTGGCAATTACTGAAGCATTTTATGGGGATTATTATAGGTGCTACTATCGTGAGCACTAGTATTAATACTCTAATTATTCCGAATCAAATCGCTGATGGCGGGGTCACAGGAATCGCTATTATTTTGCATTATTTATTTCATTGGCCAGTGAGTTGGGCTGTCTTTCTGTTGAACCTACCGCTCTTTATCTTGGGACTTCGATTGGTAGGACGAAATTTCTTAATTCTAAGTGTCGTTGGTGTTGGCGTGCTCTCAGCCACCCTTACCCTAACAACGCATCTTCCGGTTTTGACCCATGATACGTTACTGGCGGCAATATCTGGAGGGGTCTTGTCAGGAATTGGCATGGGTATTATTTTTCGTTCTAGGGGTTCGCTTGGTGGCACAGATATTTTAGCTGTCTTGTTTGCTAGAACAACTCCTTTCAGTGTAGGACAAATATTATTGGGAATTGACGGGATTATTTTTCTAGTGGTTGCCGTTTTGTTTCGACCTGAAATGGCTATGTACGCCATGATTTATATGTTTATTGCTACCCGTGTTGTAGATCTTGTACAGGAAGGTCTTAGTCACTCGAAGTCAGTTATGGTGGTTACCACCCAGCCCCAGGGAATTGCTGAGGAGATTATGGCAAAGCTTGAAAGAGGGGTTACACTTTTTCAAGCAACCGGGGCTTTCTCGGGTGAGGCTAAACAAGTTGTTTATTGCGTCATAAACCGTACGGAGCTGTCCCAATTCAAAGAAATTGTTCGTGATCAAGATCCTAAGGCCTTTGTTGCTATTTCTGAGGTGCCAGAAGTGGTGGGAGAAGGATTCTCATCCTGGAAAGGTCATTGAAAAACTCCTAATCACATCAAAAAGGAAGAGGCTGACTTTAGGCCAGATGCTTTTGGGGAAAATGCTTCTAGAGCCAACGGGAACGAGGGATAGAATTGTCAAAACGGAGCAAGCTCAGTCAAAAAAGACGTAGGAAGATTACACTTTTGATCTTATCATCAATTATTTTAATCCTTGCCGCGGGACCATTCATCTTGCGCATGGGGAGTTTGTATCAAGCAGAAAGTGTCTATGATGTGCAGACGGTAAAAGAGGAATTACAATGGTTGGAAGTGCATGCAGGTATATTAAACAAACTTGGAATGGTCAGGGATACGGAATTATGGCTTGCACTCAACCTTGGAAAGCAGGATTTAGAGTCTAGACTGGTATATGAAGACGAAAAGCATCGCTTTTGGTTGTTTTTGCTCAAATTGCAAGAGGGAAAAACGACAGAAGCTCAAAAAATTATAGATTCGCTAGGTAATACACCACTAAGTTACTTGGAGCAAGCGTTAATGTCATTGTCTAAGGGAGATGCAGTTGAATCCCGCCGTTTATTGACAAAGACAGACGTGAAATGGGAAACACTACGACGCCAGGAGCAGACTCTAAGGCATTTGACACTGGCTCAAGCGGCAATGATCACGGGTGATTATCAGTCAACACAGCTTGAGCTTGAAATGGCGCAAAGCATGGAACCCAATAACCCAGCTTGCCTTTCGGTATCCTTTGATTTAGCCATCGGGGAAGGGAAATGGGCAAAAGCGATAGAATTAAGTCATTCTATCGCTAGTCAATCTTGGCGGCCAAAGAATGTTTTGTTTGAAACGCAAAAAGCTATTCTTGCGATTCATGAAGGTAACATTAAGGAGTTGTCAGATAGCCTAGTCTCTCTCAAAGAATTTCCTCGAGGAGAGGCCTATATCAATTATGTGAACGGAATACAAGCTCTAAAGAAAGGTCAGTTAGAAGAGGGTAAAAGTTCCCTTGATCGTGCACTAAAAGGTGGGTTTGACGGAGGAATAAAAGCGGATGCTCAAAAAGCACTGGAGCAGATCAAAGAACGACAAAATGCGGATAATGGCTTACGTGCGCTTGCGGCCGCGAACGTTGAATAGTTGTTGGTTATTGAGCAGGGGCGAGAGGCTTTTCAGTTAGGTTACTTTCAGGTGGCCATGTACTACTTGCCTGAGAGAGTAATTGTCCGACCGGAATTAGGGTGTGTCCCTTGGTTTTAAGGTTTTGAATGACGGTGGGCAAGGCCTGAACGGTATCTGGGGCTGAATCAGACGCGTGAAACAAAATTATGTCTCCAGATTTTGCACCACCACCGGAGCGGATACCGTTAATTACATTATTTATGACAGCACTAGAGCCTGGTCTTTTCCAGTCGAGAGAATCCACACTCCATTGGATGACACGGTAACCGAGCTTATTAGCTGTGGCGATAACCTTATTATCATAAGCCCCATTGGGTGCACGGATTAACCTTACTTTCTGACCTGTGATTTTTTCGAGGACTTGTTGGGCAGTGGAGATTTCGTGCTCTATTTCGCTTGCCGCCAAAGTATTGAGATCGATATGACGGTTTCCGTGCGATCCAATTTCATGCCCTTCAGTCACCATTCTTTGCACCAAAGTTTGATGTTTGTCTGCCCAAGGACTCGAGAGGAAAAATGTGGCATGAATCCCTTCCTTCTTAAGAATATCCAGTATGGGTTCTGCGGTCTTTTCTCCCCAACTGATATCAAAGGTCAGTCCGATTGCTTGCGTATTGACGGTAGCAGAGTAAATTGGTTTTAATTTTCCAGAAAATACAGAGGTAACATTTTCACGGTAAGCAATTAAAACGAACAACAGGATTCCCCAGAGGGCAATATTACGCCATGATGGACGTTTGAAAATAATAATTCGCATTTGGCATTCCTCCTTGAATAAAAGATATTCGATCAATTGCTAGATCATGAAAGTAAAACAAAAAAACGCCTCTTTTAAGGCGTTGAATTAAATCGTGATTATATCGACTTGATTTGGTAAGAAAATTGCATTTATTAAGTCGGTTCGTACCTCATAGGGATACGAGAAGAGGTATTTGGGAAATTTACTAACGAGAAGTGAAGCGTTTTCCCATCACTAACTGAAACAAATCAATTTTAAATAGTAATTTTAGGAAAAAATGCAGAACAATAAAAGAGACACCGACAAATACGATGAAGCGAATCAAAAAGAAGGCAATGGCAAACACCCACGTGAAAACTTTACCTAAGACTAAGGCAGAGAGATACAGACCCAGAACGAGTATGAGAAGTTTGAGCGCAACCATCCAATAACTTGAAGATTGGGTTGGACGATAAGTATTCAAGGTCAAAACACCCCCTTCTTAAATTTAGATTATCATATTTCGACTTTTATGTCTAGGTTACAAGCTAGTTCGGCCTAAAGTTCTTGTATGCACCATTTGGCGCCTTGTCCCATCATCATTACACCTTCAATTGAATTATGCGCCTCAAAGTTATACTTTCTTATATGCCCAATAAACCAATTCGTGCATATGATGGAGCAGACACGGAGGCGATAATATGTATGATGAGGAATTATCCGCTTGGCGGAACCTTATGGAGAGTGGAACACAGTGTCTTGGAGAAGAACAGTATCTTAAAGCAGAAAAATATTATATGCTAGGCGTTTTAAAGGCGTATCAATTATCCGTTCCGGAAATCATTGCATTTACGTTACGGCTATTAGCTACAGTAAGAGTACGCTTAGGAAATCTGGAGTTTGCTAAAGAGGGTTTTAAAGAAGCGTTAAGTATTTGCGAAGAAATCCAGAATACTAAAGGGATGGCAGAAGCATGGGCGGGGTTAGCAAGTGTTTCGGTTAAAAAAGGAATGTTTAAGGATGCGAGCTGGGAGTATGAACGGTCGATTTCTGTTTATCCGAGCTCATCTCCACAGCTAAGGCTGAGTATGCTCTATGCAGATCTCGGTCAGGTTTATGCAGCTCTTAAAGATTGGACTTCAGCCAAGAGTGCCTATATAAAAGCCCGTGAACTTTGTCGTTTACACGGGTTCCCAAAAGGTGAAGGAGAGTTAGACGTTCTTCTAGGAGAATTGTGCTTTCGCCAAGGGGAAGAAACGGATGCACTTATTAATTTGAAGCATGCTTGTCAGGTTTTTGCACAAATTAATGATATGATCTCTTTGTCAAATACGTTACAATACTTGGCGTTACTCTACTTTGATCAGGATGAAATACAGTTGGCTTTTAATTGTCAACAAAGGGCGGTTGCACTATGCATAAAGTTTAATACTATTAATGTATTTAGTGAAAGCTGCTATTTTTTGGGTAAAATTGAGCAGTTTCTAGAGAACTATGAAGAGGCAAAATATTATCTCGGGTTGTCAATACGGTTTTACCCCGAATACGATTTAGACCTTGCTTTGCGTTATCAAAGCTTAGCGGGTATTTTCTTTCTCTGTATGGATTTAGACAAGGCTGAAACCAATTATTTAATTGCCCTAGATTTCTATGAGAAAGTAGGGGATGACTTGCGAGCTGGAGAGGTATTTGAAGCTTTGGCAGCTCTTAGAGAAATTCGGGAGCGTAAGAAAGGTCCTATGAAAGTGCATAACGAATTAGAAAAATACCATCAAAGTGAGTTCGCTCTGGAAGCTCTGGTTCGTTTGGCAGAGTTGTATGAAAAGAAACGCAATTTCAGGGAAGCCCTAGAATATTACTGGAAGGCTCTTGAAATGGGACGGGATGCTGAATTGACGACTGACTGGATTGAGTCAAGGGTTCAGCGTGTGTCGAAGCGACTTCGTAGAAAAAGTTAATCTCCGGAATATTTCCTAATATTTCAAAAAATTAGCTTTCAAAAAATGGTTACTTCAGTTAGAATAGGATTATAAAAGTTCTCCTATAAGATAAAAGGGATGGGGGTGGAAGTGAACATGCGAGAGGAAGACGCTGTGCTTCTGGAATGCTTGGAAGACGTGTATTACGCCTTTGAAAAGGCCTTAAAGAAGGCTCAAAAAGTACGTTCGATCCATGTCCAAAAATTTGAACGACTCTTCGATGAATTAAGAAGCCAACGTAGGGTTTTTGAAGACATTTCTATCCCGGCTCGACTTATTGTCGAACAATTATTAGAATCCCAATTTAGGGTGGGTCAGGTTGCACTGGAAGCAGAGTATTTGAGACAACCGTTTACTGGGGTTGAAGCCGTTAAGGTTGAAGAATTCGGAATTATTCGCGTGAAACTTGGAGAAGCGGAAATTTCATGGCGAGATGGGA from the Desulfosporosinus sp. Sb-LF genome contains:
- a CDS encoding ABC transporter ATP-binding protein, whose product is MSQELLLQVKDLRTHFYTEAGVVKAVDGVNLEINKGETLGVVGESGSGKSITAMSIMRLIPVPPGKIVSGEIIFNGKDLLKTSESEMMKIRGNEIAMIFQDPMTSLNPVLTVGDQIMEAIVLHQNVGRSEAKKKAIEMLKKVGIPEAESRVKNYPHQFSGGMRQRVMIAMALSCNPKLLVADEPTTALDVTIQAQILDLMNNLKKDFGTAIMLITHDLGVVAELCQKVLVMYAGNTVEYTDAKSLFAMPKHPYTWGLLGSLPKLEESEKQRLEPIEGQPPDLRHLPQGCNFAPRCKHKKPLCEQQKPALHEIEPGHFVSCLLYGEGGNRND
- a CDS encoding dipeptide ABC transporter ATP-binding protein encodes the protein MTETKSKTETLLKVENLQKYFPIRKGIVVQKHVGDVKAVDRVSFDIRRGETLGMVGESGCGKSTIGRTILRLLEPTAGKVIFEGKVLNDLSGEEMRKMRSQMQMIFQDPYASLNPRMRVGDIIGEPILIHGTSNRAEREKRVRKLLDVVGLSPYHGARYPHEFSGGQRQRIGIARALSVNPKLIVCDEPVSALDVSIQAQVINLLEDLQREFDLTYLFIAHDLSVVKHISNRIVVMYLGKMVELTDSDELYNNPQHPYTIALLSAIPVPDPTVKKDRIILKGDVPSPVNPPSGCRFHTRCPKAQGICKEQDPEFRDIGAGHFVACHLVK
- a CDS encoding YitT family protein, which codes for MGIIIGATIVSTSINTLIIPNQIADGGVTGIAIILHYLFHWPVSWAVFLLNLPLFILGLRLVGRNFLILSVVGVGVLSATLTLTTHLPVLTHDTLLAAISGGVLSGIGMGIIFRSRGSLGGTDILAVLFARTTPFSVGQILLGIDGIIFLVVAVLFRPEMAMYAMIYMFIATRVVDLVQEGLSHSKSVMVVTTQPQGIAEEIMAKLERGVTLFQATGAFSGEAKQVVYCVINRTELSQFKEIVRDQDPKAFVAISEVPEVVGEGFSSWKGH
- a CDS encoding polysaccharide deacetylase family protein: MRIIIFKRPSWRNIALWGILLFVLIAYRENVTSVFSGKLKPIYSATVNTQAIGLTFDISWGEKTAEPILDILKKEGIHATFFLSSPWADKHQTLVQRMVTEGHEIGSHGNRHIDLNTLAASEIEHEISTAQQVLEKITGQKVRLIRAPNGAYDNKVIATANKLGYRVIQWSVDSLDWKRPGSSAVINNVINGIRSGGGAKSGDIILFHASDSAPDTVQALPTVIQNLKTKGHTLIPVGQLLSQASSTWPPESNLTEKPLAPAQ
- a CDS encoding tetratricopeptide repeat protein yields the protein MYDEELSAWRNLMESGTQCLGEEQYLKAEKYYMLGVLKAYQLSVPEIIAFTLRLLATVRVRLGNLEFAKEGFKEALSICEEIQNTKGMAEAWAGLASVSVKKGMFKDASWEYERSISVYPSSSPQLRLSMLYADLGQVYAALKDWTSAKSAYIKARELCRLHGFPKGEGELDVLLGELCFRQGEETDALINLKHACQVFAQINDMISLSNTLQYLALLYFDQDEIQLAFNCQQRAVALCIKFNTINVFSESCYFLGKIEQFLENYEEAKYYLGLSIRFYPEYDLDLALRYQSLAGIFFLCMDLDKAETNYLIALDFYEKVGDDLRAGEVFEALAALREIRERKKGPMKVHNELEKYHQSEFALEALVRLAELYEKKRNFREALEYYWKALEMGRDAELTTDWIESRVQRVSKRLRRKS